TTCTTTTTTTTCATAACCTTCTACTTTGTATCTCAGCCAATCTCAGATCAGCTCAGATAATTTCCCGTGCTCGAAGAGAAATATCCTGTCTAAATCTTCTTTCAACTTGTCTTAGATTTTTGCATGCTGAACTAAAACATAACATGTTTTTGATATTGTAATGCGCCCGTATTATACTGTAATGCAAATTAATGAATTTATGCTATGTTTTTTGGGTATTTGTAAGTCGTGCGCATTACAAGTGATTTATGAGCTAAACTATCAAGTTAAGGGAGTTGCCGTAATATGATTACCGATTTTTAAGGATTTTATAACAGCTTATCATATCCTTAAAGATCCCAATTTACGGTCTGGAGCATACCTAAATTTTAATTCAAAGTATTTTATACCTCTGTTTCTACATGTTTTCCTTAAAATAATTAAGAAAATATTAAGAATCTTATTTAGGAATTGACAAGGAAATTTTTGGCCAAAAATAGGAACTGAAACATTTCTTAAAAATTCCTTATTTTTCCTTGTTAGGAATCCTAAAAAATGGGCTAGGAATGACGCTCAGGGTTATTGATCTGATACCTGGATCCAGTCATCATTGTCGGTATTTTGCGATTTTTAGTTTCCTATCGTTCCTTATTTTTCCTTGATTTTTCCTAGATTTCCTTATTTTGAAAAAGTGTACACTATATATAGTATACAGTATATGTAAAAGGTCAAGGACTTAAGAAAGCGATAGAACCTAAAGATTCGGAAATCCTTGATGAATAAGATCGGTATTAAGAGGATTTTAAATATAAAGCTAACTAGATTAAATTATGATGTTTATTTCTTATTTCTGTTAATCTAAGTGTAAAATGAATTTAAAATGCAATAAAATATTGTTTGATAACTCTGACAAATTTATTAAGAACAAAGTAGTCATCTATAGTATGGCCATGGCATATATATTGATAAATGTAGACCTTGGAACAGAAAAATATATACTGAAAGAAATTGAAAAGATCGAAAATGTAAAGGAAGCTCATTTTGTTTACGGTGTCTATGATATAATAGCTAAGGTTGAAGCTGATTCGATAGATAAGGTAAAGGAAATCATAACTATGAAGATTAGACGCTTAGAGAATATAAAGTCGACACTTACAATGATGGTAATGGAAATTACATAACAATATTTCTTATAATGTGATCATATCTTTGTATAACATATTGTTAACATTTAATTATCATCAATTATAAATAAATATAATTGAATGATAACTTCCTCAAAAAAAAGATTTGTCGAATATTCTGAGCGTTGTCCTAAATGTGGAAAAGGGCCTCCAATAGAGGATTATATATGCGGTGAAATTCTTTGTAGTAGTTGTGGATACATCATTAAAGAAAGTGAAATAGACATTTATCCAGAATGGAGAGCCTTTACAAAAGAGGAAAGGGAAGCAAAAGCAAGGGTTGGCATACCTTTGTCCTTAGCTGTATTTGATAAATGTTTAGCAACAATGCTTGATGATAGTAGAAGAGATGCATCTGGTAGGAGACTTACACATCAAGAGAGAGTAATAGCCCAAAGAATGAAAAAGTGGGATATCAGAAGTCAGATGGAAATGTCTTCTCATAGAAACCTTAAACGAGCTCTAACCGAACTAGATAAATCGGCCGACAAGTTAAAAGTAAGCAATAATGTTGTTGAGAGGGCAGCTTATATTTACAGAAAAGCTCTGAAAAAGAATCTTGTGAGAGGCCGCTCAATCTTATCTATCATTACCGCTTCTTTGTATGCGGCATGCAGAGAGACCGATACGCCTAGAACCTTGAATGATGTAATCGAAGCTAGTGGAGTTGAAAAGAAAGATGTTGCCAGAAGTTATAGACTTCTCCATAGAGAATTAAAGTTAAAGATGCCTGTTGTAGATTCACTGAAATATGTATCAAAAATCGCCAACAAAGCCACAATCCCTGAGAGGACCAGTAGGAAAGCTTTACAAATTCTTAAGGAAGCAAAAAGAACTAAAATATCAGCTGGAAAAGACCCCATAGGACTGGCAGCATCAGCATTGTATATCGCTTGTCTTCTTGACGGAAGAGCTAGAACTCAAAAAGAAATTGCTAAAGCGGCTGGTGTTACAGAAGTTACAATAAGAAATCGTTATAAAAGCCTGAGGGAGGGCATTAGATCTACAGAGACAACAGAATTAGAAAGACTAACTATCAGATAGCTTATTAGATATCAAAAGGGTCGATGATAAATAGAACTTATATTTACTAAATGACATCGATTTTAAGCGAAATCCTTGAAATGTTTTTCAAGGTTATAGAATAAATCAAGTTTGATCCCTTGATTTTATTTTGGATAGACCAATCAAATAAAAATGGCTATGGGCTATATCTTCATATTAAATGATTTTTGACAATCTGGATGAGTTTATTTCCCTCAATATTCAAATCTATTATTGGAACTCCTAAATTGCGAAGTTTTGGGTTAATTTTTGCAACTTTCCCAGTAATTGCCACTACTGGCGGAATCATATCTTTCATGATTTTTTCCAAGTCTTCCTCATCCTTGGCCGTAATAATCTTGCAAATATCACCCCTTTCAGCTGTAATGGAACGGAATCCTTCGATGAATATGATGTCGAGCCCTTCTTCTTCCAAATTTTTAACCATTTCTTCTAACTTGATTTTCGGAACTCCCTTTTTTATTATAGCTACTTCTCTTGAAGCAACAAGAACGATCACTTTCGCGCCAGCTTGAGCATATCTCCATGTATCTTTGCCCTCAATGTCAATAGTAAAATCTGGCTTATGGACATGCTTAACCGAACCTACTTTGAAACCTTCATTTTTAAAGTTAGAGATAAGATACTCTATTGTCGAGGTCTTTCCAGAATCTTTACTTCCTATTACAGCGACTACTTTTACCATTTTTAATCACTAACTCGTTTTTCCAAATGGGATAACTACATAAGCAGAATCGTAATATTCATCTGAAAAAACTAAATAATTGGAATAACCTTTAGATATAAAAATATCTGTATTAAATTTGGGAGGATCGGAGTCAGTGCCCAGAATAAAATCTTATGATGTTGGAAGTATGCCTTTCTTTGGGAACTTTGATAAGCTCTCGAGAGGCGCTGTTAGCTTCAATTCACTCCTATCACTGCTTTATGAGACAGATCATCCTTTATCTGAACCCACTAAATATTTTGAGAAAGAAATCATCAGAGTTATCTTAGACAAGCTTAAAGAAGGGATACTTGTCCCTAATTATCCACAATTAAGAGATATGAATCTGATGTTCCTAGATTCGATTGATGGTATCCAGAAGACTGAGGACGGTTGGATTGTAGTCGAAAATTTATCTGTAGTACTTGAAAAAACGAAGATCCCCGAGGTTCAAGTAATTAAAAGGAATTCACGATATATTTATGAAAAAATAGGCTATCCTTTCAAGATCAAGATTTGTATCACTGGTCCGTATACCTTATCATCCCTCTTTGTTGATCGAAGGGTAAATATTTTTCATGATTTGAGTGAGATTCTCTCAAAGTTTGTCTCAAATAACATTTTTAAAGATAAATATTCAACTGTAGAGCTAGTCGCAATCGATGAGCCAGCCTTTGGGTTTATAAGTGACTCATTAATAGATTATGGTACTGAAGGAAGAGAAGAACTTCTTAAGGCTTGGGAAAGGATTTCCCATAAGGTAATTTCGGAGGGACTACGCTCGTGTATCCACCTTCACAATACAGTAGATGAGTTATTTTGGGAGATAGACTCGTTAAACGTTATTGAGTCCCATGTCGATGACCCAATCTATAAATCAAAAAGAACAAAACAACTTCTTGAAAAGAAAGATAAGTTCTTGAAAGCGAGCATATGCATCACAGATTTTGATAGGCTTATTAGAGAGAAATTGTCGACTTCAGTTGATAGAAAAGATGACGGATCTACTTTGATGGAAAAAGTTGGAAAAACTTGGGTTGAAATAAAGCAAGGAATGCGTGACCCAAAAGAATTTCTTGAAACTGAACATACCATGAAAAGAAGATTGACTGAGATGATAACTAATTATGGTATTGAGAGAGTTTTATACGCTGGTCCTGAATGCGGTATGAAGAGCTTTCCATCATATGAGTGTGCATTAGAAT
This portion of the Candidatus Methylarchaceae archaeon HK02M2 genome encodes:
- a CDS encoding Lrp/AsnC ligand binding domain-containing protein translates to MAYILINVDLGTEKYILKEIEKIENVKEAHFVYGVYDIIAKVEADSIDKVKEIITMKIRRLENIKSTLTMMVMEIT
- the mobB gene encoding molybdopterin-guanine dinucleotide biosynthesis protein B translates to MVKVVAVIGSKDSGKTSTIEYLISNFKNEGFKVGSVKHVHKPDFTIDIEGKDTWRYAQAGAKVIVLVASREVAIIKKGVPKIKLEEMVKNLEEEGLDIIFIEGFRSITAERGDICKIITAKDEEDLEKIMKDMIPPVVAITGKVAKINPKLRNLGVPIIDLNIEGNKLIQIVKNHLI
- the tfb gene encoding transcription initiation factor IIB (stabilizes TBP binding to an archaeal box-A promoter; responsible for recruiting RNA polymerase II to the pre-initiation complex), whose amino-acid sequence is MITSSKKRFVEYSERCPKCGKGPPIEDYICGEILCSSCGYIIKESEIDIYPEWRAFTKEEREAKARVGIPLSLAVFDKCLATMLDDSRRDASGRRLTHQERVIAQRMKKWDIRSQMEMSSHRNLKRALTELDKSADKLKVSNNVVERAAYIYRKALKKNLVRGRSILSIITASLYAACRETDTPRTLNDVIEASGVEKKDVARSYRLLHRELKLKMPVVDSLKYVSKIANKATIPERTSRKALQILKEAKRTKISAGKDPIGLAASALYIACLLDGRARTQKEIAKAAGVTEVTIRNRYKSLREGIRSTETTELERLTIR